GGGGCTCCCCCGGGGAGCCACCCCCATCGATTTCGCCTACGCGATCCACACCGAGGTGGGAAACCAGTGCGTCGGGGCGAAGCTGAACGGAAGAATGGTCCCCCTGAGGACCGCGCTGAAGAACGGGGACGTGGTGGAGATCCTCACGAGCTCCTCCCACCGGCCGAGCAAGGACTGGCTGAAGATCGCCAAGACGAGCAGGGCCCTGAACAAGATCCGGGCCTTCGTCCGGGAGGAGCAGCAGGAGCACAGCCTCGCGGTAGGGCGCCAGATCCTCGAGAGGGAGTTTCGGAAATACGGGATTTCGCTGAACCGGGCGCTGAAGGCGCCGGAGTTTCTCGAGATCCTCCAGGAGAACCGCTTCAAGGGCCCGGACGACTACTTCGTCGCGGTCGGGTACGGGAAGGTCTCCCTCGTTCCCCTCCTGCGGAAGCTGGTTCCCCCGGACCAGCTGCAGGAGCGGGGGAAGGAAACCCGCCTGGGAGCGCTGATCCGGAAGGTGATGCCGCGCAAGCCGAGCGCGGTGATCGTCAAGGGCGTGGACGACATGTTTTCCAGGCTGGCGAACTGCTGCCACCCGGTCCCCGGCGATCCGATCGTCGGGTTCATCACCCGGGGGCGCGGCGTGACGATCCACTCCCGCGACTGTCCGCGGGCGCTGGAGGTCGACCCGGCGAGGTCGATCGACGTGGTCTGGCAGGAGGGGACGAAGGCCTCCCACCCGGTGAAGCTCAAGGTCATATGCCTAGACAAGCCGGGGCTTCTCGCCGACATCTCGAGGACGATCACGGCGAGCGACGTCGACATCCGGAGGGCCGTCGTGATGACCACGAAGGACAAGCGGGCGATCTGCAGCTTCGACGTCTCGGTGAAAGATGCGTCCCACCTGTCCGCCCTCATCAAGGCGATCGAGAAGGTCAAGAACGTCTACACCGTGGAGCGGGGAAAGGGGTAGTTGATGAGGGAGACCGTGCGGACCGAGGGGGCTCCGGCCGCGATCGGCCCCTACTCGCAGGCGATCCGTGCCGGGGGGTTCCTGTTCTGCTCGGGGCAGATTCCGCTGGACCCGAAGACGGGAAAGATGGTCGAGGGGGGGATCGAGGCCCAGACGGAGCGGGTGCTGGAAAACCTGTCGGCGGTCCTCGCGGCGGCGGGAGTCCCCCTGCGCGAGGTCGTCAAGACGACGGTCTACCTCGCCGACCTCGGCGACTTTCCCGCGATGAACCGTGTGTACGGGAGATTCTTCCCGGAGGACCCGCCCGCGCGGGCCACCATCCAGGCGGCGAAGCTTCCGGCGGGAGCCCTGGTGGAGATCGACGCCGTGGCGTCGACCGGATGAATCAGGAGGCTTTCACGACCCGCCCGGACTTGATGCACCGGGTGCAGGCATGGACGCGCCGGACCGTTCCGCCGGACACCGTCTTGACCCGCTGCACGT
The nucleotide sequence above comes from Deltaproteobacteria bacterium GWC2_65_14. Encoded proteins:
- a CDS encoding reactive intermediate/imine deaminase (has endoribonuclease activity on mRNA), with protein sequence MRETVRTEGAPAAIGPYSQAIRAGGFLFCSGQIPLDPKTGKMVEGGIEAQTERVLENLSAVLAAAGVPLREVVKTTVYLADLGDFPAMNRVYGRFFPEDPPARATIQAAKLPAGALVEIDAVASTG
- a CDS encoding 50S ribosomal protein L28, encoding MAKCDICGKGPSFGNKVSHANNKTRKTWRPNVQRVKTVSGGTVRRVHACTRCIKSGRVVKAS